TTCCCCGGCCGCTTGTCCGCCATTGGCGTACGGCCGCCGTGCTGGCGCTCGCCGGCGCCTTGCTGCTGCCGGCCGCGGCGAGCGCCCAGCAGGAGTCGCGGCAAACGACCACGCCGAGCACCCAGCGCCAGCAGCTGGACCGCGTCGTGGCGGTGGTCAACGACGGGGCGATCATGAAAAGCGAGCTTGAGGATCGCATGACCCAGGTAGCGCGCCAGGCCGAGGCCCAGGGCAGCGCGCTGCCCCCGCGCGGTGAGCTCGAGCAGCAGGTGCTGGAGCGCATGGTGCTGGAGCGCATGGTGCTCGAGGAGATTCAGCTGCAGATGGCCCGCGACGCCAAGCTGAGCGTGGACGACACCCGGCTCAACCGCCAGCTGCGCAGCATTGCCGAGGCCAACGGGCTCTCCCTCGACGCCTTCGCCGACCGGCTGGAAGCCGACGGCACCAGCCTTGCCGAGGTCCGTGAACAGGTTCGCCGGGAAATGCTGATTCAGCAGGTGCAGCAAAGCCAGGTCGGCCAGCGGGTGTCGATCAGCAACCGCGACGTCGAGCGCACCCTCGAACAGCAGGGCGAGCGCGCAAACCGCGAGACCCGCGCGCGCCACATCCTGATCGAGGTCAACGCCGAGCGCAGCGAAGCGCAAGCCCGGGAGCTCTTGCAAAAAGCCCGCCGCAGGATCGAGCAGGGCGAAGACTTTGCCGCCGTGGCCCGGGAGCTCAGCGACGACGAGGGCAGCGCGCTCAACGGCGGCGAGCTCGGCTGGCTGCGTCCGGGCCAGACGGTGCCGGCCTTCGAGGACGCCATGAGCGATCTGTCGCCCGGTGAAATGTCCGAGCCGGTACGCTCGCAGTTTGGCTTTCATCTCATCGAGGTGGAAGAGCGCCGGCGGCGGAACGTCAACCAGCAGGAGCAGCGCGAGCAGGCGCGCCAGGCGATTTTTCAGCGCCGGGCCAACGAAGAGCTCAGCACCTGGCAGCGCGAGATCCGCTCCCAGGCGTTTGTCGACATTCGGCTATAAGGGGTATCGTCATGGCAGA
This DNA window, taken from Halomonas piscis, encodes the following:
- a CDS encoding peptidylprolyl isomerase, yielding MSHTIFIPRPLVRHWRTAAVLALAGALLLPAAASAQQESRQTTTPSTQRQQLDRVVAVVNDGAIMKSELEDRMTQVARQAEAQGSALPPRGELEQQVLERMVLERMVLEEIQLQMARDAKLSVDDTRLNRQLRSIAEANGLSLDAFADRLEADGTSLAEVREQVRREMLIQQVQQSQVGQRVSISNRDVERTLEQQGERANRETRARHILIEVNAERSEAQARELLQKARRRIEQGEDFAAVARELSDDEGSALNGGELGWLRPGQTVPAFEDAMSDLSPGEMSEPVRSQFGFHLIEVEERRRRNVNQQEQREQARQAIFQRRANEELSTWQREIRSQAFVDIRL